In Stenotrophomonas sp. ESTM1D_MKCIP4_1, a single genomic region encodes these proteins:
- a CDS encoding response regulator transcription factor — protein sequence MGVTPLWAKITSPRMDGLPALPPLRLALLDDHDVVRRGVELHLGADPRFQIVASHGHSEPLLQHLAHNPVDVAIIDITLGLDDLSGPELVVKLRECAPLVSLLAFAGQSSNASIHVLLDAGISGFVHKSELLAELSDAVIRVSQGLWRLPPGCKVPTTREPLSRNEREVLHLLLEGKTVSEIALQRHRSIKTVSTQKSSALRKLGLRNDAEFYAMRTQLEVL from the coding sequence ATGGGTGTCACGCCCCTGTGGGCGAAGATCACCTCACCGCGCATGGATGGACTCCCAGCACTGCCTCCGCTCCGGTTGGCGCTGCTCGACGATCATGACGTTGTCCGACGCGGTGTCGAGCTGCACCTTGGCGCAGACCCGCGCTTCCAGATCGTCGCCAGCCACGGCCACAGCGAACCGCTGCTGCAGCACCTGGCGCACAACCCCGTGGATGTGGCCATCATCGACATCACTCTGGGCTTGGATGACCTGTCCGGCCCGGAACTGGTTGTGAAACTGCGCGAATGTGCACCACTGGTTTCGCTGCTGGCGTTCGCCGGGCAGTCGTCGAATGCCAGCATCCACGTGCTGCTCGATGCCGGCATCAGCGGCTTTGTCCACAAAAGCGAGCTACTGGCGGAACTCTCCGACGCCGTCATCCGGGTCTCACAGGGACTCTGGCGGCTGCCGCCCGGCTGCAAGGTACCCACAACGCGCGAACCCCTCAGCCGCAACGAGCGCGAAGTACTGCATCTGCTGCTGGAAGGAAAAACGGTGTCGGAAATTGCGCTGCAGCGCCACCGAAGCATCAAGACGGTCAGTACGCAGAAGAGCTCCGCACTGCGAAAGCTCGGGCTGCGCAACGACGCAGAGTTCTACGCAATGCGCACCCAACTGGAGGTGCTATGA